The Gammaproteobacteria bacterium genome contains a region encoding:
- a CDS encoding pentapeptide repeat-containing protein — MVLDAGSIERGILTAESVPIRPQSATINVFCILGYSRFVLYALSLSFVLLLSGCENDLEKLNSSHSCVRCYLKGVDLTGADLQGANLNWSFLEQARLDNANLTDANLNGARLAGASLQRTVMVGADIRKAILVEAIMNKADLRHANLSESVMSYAQLTGAALDRANLTAVVLDHADLRGASLRSAVLFQADLTSANLYQADLTLANLRWAVLEQADLRDVDLSYADLGHAKLEYADLTGALWIDSIHRCSNQNCDGKAY, encoded by the coding sequence AGTGCCACAATAAACGTTTTCTGTATTCTTGGTTATTCCAGATTCGTTCTCTATGCTTTAAGTCTGTCTTTCGTGTTGCTGCTCTCAGGGTGTGAAAACGATCTCGAAAAGCTCAATAGCAGTCATAGTTGTGTTCGGTGCTACCTGAAGGGCGTGGATCTGACAGGGGCTGATCTGCAAGGCGCTAATCTTAACTGGAGCTTCCTAGAACAAGCGCGCCTAGATAATGCGAATCTGACTGATGCCAATCTAAACGGTGCCCGACTTGCAGGTGCCAGCTTGCAAAGAACCGTTATGGTCGGTGCGGATATTCGCAAAGCCATCCTGGTCGAGGCAATAATGAACAAGGCTGATCTACGCCATGCCAATCTAAGCGAATCAGTTATGAGTTATGCCCAGTTGACTGGAGCGGCCCTTGACAGGGCCAACCTGACAGCGGTTGTGCTGGATCACGCCGATCTGAGAGGGGCATCTCTGAGAAGTGCCGTACTGTTCCAGGCTGATCTGACAAGTGCCAATCTGTACCAGGCGGATCTGACGCTGGCGAACCTGCGCTGGGCCGTGCTTGAGCAGGCCGATCTGCGGGATGTTGACCTATCGTATGCAGATCTCGGTCATGCGAAGCTTGAATACGCTGATCTAACCGGGGCGCTGTGGATAGATTCGATCCACCGCTGTAGCAACCAGAATTGCGATGGAAAGGCCTATTGA